A genome region from Conger conger chromosome 16, fConCon1.1, whole genome shotgun sequence includes the following:
- the LOC133114874 gene encoding interleukin-2 receptor subunit beta-like, with translation MEVWGLLSFLLLLAVQIPPCRPLQDLACVTDYIKNISCTWNSSGQRPEERCILQDKREHGKSCELTPVEGQNPTFRTCQLVFNQVYGFFYKVTIQVACGDSVVTSLTDYRPALNVKMHPPGKPVITYSTSHLNVSWSHSIHHAKMISSYYFQLQFKQSEQLWQNVVSTNLTAKQMSVELHEDQFETGLRYQARVRVKPSESLELKGVWSCWSPTASWKPRERIPSEKSTSGPGPGPELQVTVGLVAAAVVLLVLIGCKYHRAGWVHKLKLPHVPTPSTYFLSLNSVHGGNFQTWLRPTFAPESFDVPRGFEDVSAVEVSKAEDVTALLHPSHPADPWDDSAGSACFSNMGYFYSGYSGSCQIEVCPVYFSSASAERAGGRGAGEGGAPCPAGSSYEQLGDLPGEAGRPDPGSREWSEEDDDEDEEEEEEEEEGGTEEGLKEMNGLPPLTALPFSVPRPVTPSHFPPPPLLPSIPLPPLPSCDFDSDTAPGSSNASGPLEGALGRSSSERIEPSSGGYMSVVEMLNTYCNKSI, from the exons ATGGAGGTCTGGGGGCTGCTGTCATTCCTTCTCCTGCTCGCTGTGCAGATCCCGCCCTGCCGACCACTGCAAG ACCTGGCTTGCGTCACTGACTACATCAAAAACATAAGCTGCACTTGGAACAGTTCAGGACAACGTCCAGAAGAACGCTGCATTCTCCAAGACAAACGTGAACATGG gaAGAGCTGTGAACTAACCCCTGTGGAGGGTCAAAACCCCACCTTCAGGACCTGCCAGCTTGTTTTTAATCAG GTATATGGTTTTTTCTACAAAGTGACAATTCAAGTTGCATGTGGGGACTCTGTGGTCACCAGTTTGACGGACTACCGGCCAGCACTGAATG TAAAAATGCACCCCCCTGGTAAACCCGTCATCACTTACTCTACAAGTCATCTCAATGTCTCCTGGAGTCACAGCATTCACCATGCAAAAATGATCTCCAGCTATTATTTTCAACTGCAGTTCAAACAGTCAGAGCAGCTGTGGCAG AATGTGGTGTCAACAAACCTCACGGCCAAACAGATGTCAGTAGAGCTGCATGAGGACCAGTTTGAGACGGGACTGAGGTATCAGGCCAGGGTTCGCGTCAAGCCCTCAGAGTCTCTGGAACTCAAAGGGGTGTGGAGCTGCTGGAGTCCCACTGCTTCCTGGAAGCCCCGTGAAAGAATCCCCTCAG AGAAGTCCACGTCTGGCCCAGGTCCAGGGCCAGAGCTGCAGGTGACTGTGGGGCTGGTAGCTGCCGCTGTTGTCCTTCTGGTCCTGATCGGCTGCAAATACCACAGAGCTGGCTG gGTTCACAAGCTGAAACTGCCCCATGTGCCAACCCCCTCCACCTACTTCCTATCGCTAAATTCTGTCCATGGAGGGAATTTCCAG aCGTGGCTGAGGCCCACGTTCGCCCCGGAGTCCTTCGACGTCCCTCGGGGCTTCGAGGACGTCTCCGCCGTGGAGGTGTCCAAAGCCGAGGACGTCACCGCCCTGCTCCACCCGAGCCACCCGGCCGACCCCTGGGACGACAGCGCCGGCTCCGCCTGCTTCTCCAACATGGGCTACTTCTACTCCGGTTACTCGGGCTCCTGCCAGATCGAGGTCTGCCCGGTGTACTTCAGCTCCGCGTCCGCGGAGCGCGCCGGGGGACGGGGGGCCGGGGAAGGGGGCGCGCCCTGTCCGGCCGGCTCCTCCTACGAGCAGCTCGGCGATCTTCCGGGCGAGGCCGGACGTCCGGACCCGGGCAGCAGGGAGTGGAgtgaggaggatgatgatgaggatgaggaggaggaggaggaggaagaagagggtgGAACTGAGGAAGGCTTAAAGGAAATGAATGGTCTTCCCCCTCTGACCGCCCTTCCCTTTTCAGTGCCTCGTCCTGTGACCCCCTCTCACTTCCCTCCGCCCCCTCTCCTTCCCAGCATCCCTCTGCCTCCCCTCCCTTCTTGTGATTTTGACTCAGACACAGCCCCCGGTAGCAGTAACGCCTCAGGGCCACTGGAGGGAGCCCTTGGTAGATCCTCCTCAGAGAGAATAGAGCCCTCTAGTGGCGGGTACATGTCAGTGGTGGAAATGCTGAACACCTACTGCAATAAGTCTATTTGA
- the LOC133114299 gene encoding interleukin-21 receptor-like, whose amino-acid sequence MRSDKSVGAAMEVGGLVYLLLLLAVQSPPCHLQHTEEHPCRRSSGLTCFNNFDTNITCAWPSSETRSRAPCVLHGNYSDLPIPSEANCRLTEGRSCHLVFDMILFHNFKIAMTVTCGDQVADTFEYEPDLCVKWNPPDKPVITNSLGSHIISWSHPQKFGPQTVEYELQFKQESEPLWENAETRSIFTQPVELTEHKLKMGLRYQARVRVRPHKDSGVEGVWSSWSPIGSWKSAIGTPKIEEFSSGPGPGPELQMTVGLVAVAVVLLVLIGCKHHRAGWVHKLKLPHVPTPSTYFLSLNSVHRGNFQKWLSPVFAPESFEVPPCFEDTSTAEVSPVKHIAALLASEHPGDPTAQGDSCSTCPSSYDAKVCPVYIGYKSVVVHSGQEGGDDGVDIPLQDTPLQVICSYKQLGGESRQDPGCRQLDGENEEEEEEEDAEEEEEEEEEEGDIEGGPKETDTLSPLNAFPCSHFALPPHHPSIPLLAFPFRGFDSDAAPGCCNASGLGRPGFAEIEPSGGGYMSVESARRNISR is encoded by the exons ATGAGGAGCGACAAG TCTGTAGGAGCAGCGATGGAGGTGGGAGGGCTGGTGTatctcctgctcctgctggcCGTGCAGAGCCCCCCCTGccacctgcagcacacagagGAGCATCCGTGTCGCCGTTCCTCGG GCCTGACTTGCTTCAACAACTTCGACACAAACATCACCTGTGCATGGCCCAGCTCAGAAACTCGTTCAAGAGCGCCCTGCGTTCTCCATGGAAATTATTCAGACCTACCTATCCCGTCTGA GGCCAACTGTCGCCTGACGGAGGGTCGGAGCTGCCATCTTGTATTTGACATG ATTCTTTTCCATAACTTCAAAATAGCCATGACTGTAACATGTGGAGATCAGGTTGCTGACACTTTTGAGTACGAGCCGGATCTCTGTG TGAAATGGAACCCCCCTGATAAACCTGTCATCACCAATTCTTTGGGTTCTCACATCATCTCCTGGAGCCACCCCCAAAAATTTGGCCCTCAGACCGTCGAGTATGAACTGCAGTTCAAACAAGAGTCGGAGCCCCTGTGGGAG AATGCGGAAACAAGGAGCATATTCACACAGCCTGTAGAGCTGACCGAGCACAAACTTAAAATGGGACTGAGGTATCAGGCCAGGGTTCGAGTCAGGCCGCATAAGGACTCTGGCGTTGAAGGGGTGTGGAGCAGCTGGAGTCCTATTGGGTCCTGGAAATCAGCGATTGGGACGCCTAAAATTG AGGAGTTCTCGTCTGGCCCAGGTCCAGGGCCAGAGCTGCAGATGACTGTGGGGCTGGTAGCTGTCGCTGTTGTCCTTCTGGTCCTGATCGGCTGCAAACACCACAGAGCTGGCTG ggTTCACAAGCTGAAACTGCCCCATGTGCCAACCCCCTCCACCTACTTCCTATCGCTAAATTCTGTCCATCGAGGGAATTTCCAG AAATGGCTGAGTCCCGTGTTTGCCCCAGAATCCTTTGAGGTCCCACCGTGTTTTGAGGACACCTCCACTGCCGAGGTGTCCCCAGTCAAGCACATCGCCGCCCTGCTCGCCAGCGAGCATCCCGGTGACCCCACAGCGCAGGGGGACAGCTGCTCCACGTGCCCCAGCTCCTACGATGCGAAGGTTTGTCCAGTGTACATCGGCTATAAATCCGTGGTGGTGCACTCTGGGCAGGAAGGTGGCGATGATGGGGTAGATATCCCCCTTCAGGATACGCCCCTCCAAGTAATCTGCTCCTACAAGCAACTAGGAGGGGAATCCAGACAGGACCCAGGATGCAGGCAGCTGGATGGAGagaatgaagaggaggaggaggaagaggatgcggaggaggaggaggaggaggaggaggaggagggtgacaTTGAGGGTGGTCCAAAGGAAACGGATACTCTTTCTCCTCTAAACGCCTTCCCCTGTTCTCACTTCGCTCTACCCCCTCACCATCCCAGCATCCCTCTGCTGGCCTTCCCGTTCCGCGGTTTTGACTCAGATGCAGCCCCAGGTTGCTGCAATGCCTCAGGTCTTGGTAGACCTGGCTTTGCGGAAATCGAGCCCTCTGGCGGGGGGTATATGTCAGTGGAGAGCGCGCGCCGCAACATCTCCCGCTGA